Proteins encoded by one window of Paenibacillus sp. DCT19:
- a CDS encoding TetR/AcrR family transcriptional regulator: MNKKQLQTEQTKKKLADASRALFVQKGYKATSIEDIVAATGSSKGNIYYHFKSKEGLFLYLIDEWDREWEENWTAKEHLYRTSTEKIYGLAEQLVLDEMNHPLTKAADEFFTKEKKENDIEERITVMFERHIQFNRQLVQEGIDNGEFKADNVDHLALILESTIIGLSHMSRSMEPEQALALYRHAASVFLHGIAKDKD; this comes from the coding sequence ATGAACAAAAAGCAACTTCAAACAGAGCAGACGAAGAAGAAACTAGCGGATGCCTCTAGAGCTCTTTTTGTGCAAAAAGGCTATAAGGCAACATCCATTGAAGATATCGTGGCGGCAACGGGAAGCAGCAAGGGCAATATATATTACCATTTCAAAAGTAAAGAAGGTCTCTTTCTATATTTGATCGATGAATGGGATCGGGAATGGGAAGAAAATTGGACAGCCAAGGAGCATCTCTATCGCACCTCTACCGAGAAAATTTACGGTCTGGCGGAACAGCTTGTCCTGGATGAGATGAATCACCCACTGACCAAGGCAGCCGATGAATTCTTCACCAAGGAGAAGAAAGAGAACGATATCGAAGAACGCATCACGGTGATGTTTGAGCGGCATATTCAATTTAACAGACAACTGGTACAAGAGGGGATCGATAACGGAGAGTTCAAGGCCGACAACGTAGATCACCTCGCGCTTATATTGGAAAGTACCATTATCGGACTAAGTCACATGTCGCGCAGTATGGAGCCAGAACAGGCTCTTGCCTTATATCGTCACGCTGCAAGTGTATTCTTGCACGGCATTGCAAAAGATAAGGATTGA
- a CDS encoding MFS transporter, whose protein sequence is MALLTRNRGALLLLMVNIFLVFTGIGLVVPIMPAYMELLHITGFTVGLLVAAFSFTQFLFSPVAGRWSDALGRKRIIVVGMLIFAVSEFLFGAVNAPVLLFAARMLGGIGAALIFPAVMAYTADITTEEERGRGMGLINAAISTGFIIGPGIGGYLAEFGIRIPFYAAGVAGLLAALITLAILPESTRSPATSKPDVGAPKVKVKTQSLASQLLRSYQAPYFFSLIIVFVMAFGLANYETVFSLFVYQKFGFTTQDIAFIITFGSIAGAVVQVALIGWLLNRFGEKMVISVCLFFVALFVMLTLFVHTYWLILVVTFIVFLGMDILRPAISTQMSKLAQEQQGFVAGLNSAYTSLGNIAGPIVAGALFDVNINYPYVSASIVLGICFLLSMWVLRGGKQARQLKAEM, encoded by the coding sequence ATGGCTTTGTTAACGCGCAATAGGGGCGCATTACTACTATTAATGGTTAATATTTTTCTCGTCTTTACAGGTATAGGTCTTGTTGTGCCCATTATGCCTGCGTATATGGAGCTACTGCACATTACCGGATTCACGGTAGGGCTGCTGGTAGCGGCATTTTCCTTCACACAGTTTCTGTTCTCCCCGGTGGCGGGTCGTTGGTCTGATGCCCTGGGGCGCAAAAGAATTATCGTCGTCGGCATGTTAATCTTCGCTGTATCCGAATTTTTGTTTGGTGCGGTTAATGCACCGGTACTGCTCTTCGCCGCGCGTATGCTTGGCGGCATTGGTGCAGCGTTGATCTTCCCTGCAGTTATGGCCTACACCGCAGATATAACAACAGAGGAAGAACGCGGTCGAGGAATGGGATTAATCAATGCCGCGATCTCAACCGGGTTCATCATTGGGCCTGGTATCGGTGGCTATCTGGCTGAATTCGGTATTCGGATTCCGTTCTACGCTGCAGGTGTTGCTGGTTTGTTAGCAGCACTCATCACACTGGCCATTTTGCCAGAGTCGACGCGTAGTCCCGCAACGAGTAAACCTGATGTGGGAGCACCTAAAGTTAAGGTCAAAACACAGAGCTTGGCATCTCAATTGCTACGATCATATCAGGCGCCTTACTTTTTCAGTTTGATTATCGTATTCGTGATGGCATTTGGACTTGCAAACTATGAGACGGTATTTTCGTTATTTGTATATCAAAAATTCGGATTTACAACACAGGATATTGCGTTCATCATTACGTTTGGTTCCATTGCAGGGGCTGTAGTACAGGTGGCTCTCATCGGCTGGTTACTGAACCGGTTTGGGGAGAAAATGGTCATTTCGGTCTGTCTGTTCTTTGTAGCGTTGTTTGTCATGCTGACCTTATTCGTGCACACGTATTGGCTGATTCTGGTCGTTACCTTTATTGTGTTCCTCGGAATGGATATCTTGCGCCCGGCAATCAGTACACAAATGTCCAAACTAGCGCAGGAGCAGCAAGGCTTTGTGGCGGGATTGAATTCAGCGTATACAAGTCTAGGCAATATTGCAGGGCCGATCGTTGCAGGGGCATTATTTGATGTAAATATTAATTACCCGTACGTTTCTGCTTCCATTGTGCTGGGAATCTGTTTCCTATTATCCATGTGGGTGCTTAGAGGAGGCAAACAGGCTAGACAACTGAAAGCCGAAATGTAA
- a CDS encoding DUF3934 family protein, producing the protein MSKSKGGGTGRGTGKKGWNRWQASANRAKSAPKPYKSKGTKKKDDNETSDDKSQ; encoded by the coding sequence ATGAGTAAATCTAAAGGTGGCGGAACAGGCCGCGGTACAGGCAAAAAAGGCTGGAATCGCTGGCAAGCGAGTGCCAATCGTGCCAAAAGTGCACCGAAACCCTATAAGAGTAAGGGTACGAAGAAAAAGGATGATAACGAAACCTCAGATGACAAGTCCCAGTGA